The sequence CAGTttctgccctgctctgtgccctgctcctgtAGCTGAGGGCTGGCAGTGGTGAACTCCTGCCTCCTGGGACACCGTGCCCTTTCTATGCAGGAGCAGGCCCAGAAAGGCTCGTGCTGCCCTGGTGAGCACCGGGGAGagcattcccacattcccaggcttttcccatgttttcctaggagaagaagaagaggaagaagcacAAGGCCAAGCAGTCCTCGGAGTCGGACTCGGACAGCTCGGCCTCGGACAGCGACGGAGCTCAGCCCTCCAGCAAGAGGCCCAGGCACTCCAGGAAGGCCAGCAAGGCtcccaagaagaagaagaagaagaagcacaAGAAGTAGCCCTGGGGtgagcagggcaggttgggctgctgccatggccattccctgctgcagccagcagggatcagcagctctcctgctccagggacaAGGAGTTTCCTTCTCGAAGTAGCATGTGGTGTTACAGGTGTTGACCTGGCTACGAGCTGTCCTCTGTCACCTTGGGCACAGGCTGTCCCTttgtcccacagctgctgccagcacaggctcATGACACCCTGCAGGGCACccctgctgtgccacagcctggtgtcctgctggagctgctgacagctcctgtggcagctaggggacagcagccctgcagaggttGGGGTGGCCCACAccgtgctggggacagggtttggTGGGACCACAACCCCCTggcacagagctctgggctgcAAACCTGCCCCGGCTCCCTCGGTCTCTCTGCAAACACCGGGAGTGGAGGAGCAAGGAGCAAGTGGGGGAGTGGAGATACTGGGAGTAAACATGGACTGTGGAGTGTTTGCTGCCTTGGAAAGGGATGGAAAATAAATCtctgctctctccagctgtacTTTGTACTGGCTCCTTTCTTCTGTACCCTCCACACTTCATCTTGGGCAGGGGGAGAACAGTGCTGGCTGTGTGGAGGAGAtgggaaaggtttttttttcttttgcgAAGTTATGGCTGCTTCCCGAGGTTCCCTGGGGTGGGAAGGGGGTGTGTGGTGAGGTAACCCATAGGAGAAGCCTTCTGGAGGGAGTATAAATCTTGTAACTGGAGCTGAAGGTCAAGGGAAGGGATGGCAGGGGGAgggtgccaggagcagctcGGCCCTGCTGGGACAGATGTGAACGGGGGAGGGAGCCGCCCCTGCGgcctctggctctgcagggagctggcaTTGGCAGCTGTTGGCGTGGCAGGAGAGTTGGGACTGCTAATGCAGCCTCCCCTtatcccttttccttccctgtgctTCCCGGCCCAGCTCCCCATGGCTGCATCCCCCTTTGGGGCCATTTCCCTTCCCAAGCCCCAGCTCCCCATGGCTGCATCCCCCTTTGGGGCCATTTCCCTTCCCAAGCCCCAGCTCCCCATGGCTGCATCCCCCTTTGGGGCCATTTCCCTTCCCAAATCCGGACACCGAGAGCTCGGGACCTTTGTTCCAGGGGAGTCCTTCCctctggctggggctgtggggctccctcctgccctgggggaGCAACCTGGCTGGGAGGGGCATTCCCGGAGCCAGCCAGAACCGATCCCGCAGCGTGGAGAAGAGGCTGGGATGGGCTACGGGGACCACTGGCCATTaaccccatccctgccatccctgtggGTGGGCACGTGCCAAAACCGCCTTTTCCCGAGTaaacagagcacagagctgtaACAACACCTTTATTATTTTCACATGTGACTTTTCccactttcatttaaaaaagaacCCAACAACAAACCACGAAACCACCACCCGAGCCCCTGGAGCCCCTGCGGGCGCCGGGCGGGGGCAGAGGCAGCCCCGTGGGGCAGCGGCTCCGAGTCCACGGGAAGCCGTGCCTGGCACGGGGCCAGCAGGTGGGGACGATGTGGCACCGGGTGACAGGCAGGGGACCTGGGACAGCGTCTATGTCGCCTTCTCGTAGGTGCGGGTGGAGACGACGTTGCCCATGGTGAGAGTCTGGGGGCAGAGAGGTGGCAGGAGTTAGTGCTGCCATGCCCAGCTCCGAGCTGAGCCACTTCAAACCATTTCTGAGGTAGGAACCTCAGAATAAAACCGGTTCCAAGGTGGGAACGTCAGAATAAACCAGCTCCTTACCAGAATTAATTTCCCATCCTTCAGCTCTCGGACCAGCGATGTCTCCTTCCCATCCCACTTCTGCACATGGACGAGTTTGCCTCCATCCAGTGTGACCAAGGACTGCAGGGAGGGATTCAGACCCACAGTTACTTTCCTCTCGGGGGTTTCTGGGCTCTGAGGGGGTTTATTCCTCAGAGGGGACCCTGGAGCCCCGCAGGGCTCGTGATCAGCCTGGGGGTGCCACTATGGGGATGCCCACTGGCACCATCCCAGCCTGGTCAGCCGCGCTCAGCCTGGATCCTGCACTGGGTCACAGCCTCGGCTGCTCCCCTGTGACCCCAGGTGCCACCGGCACGGTCACCCTGCCCTCCGTGCCCCGGGGCCACGTCCCGCTCCGGGGCCACCCGGACCTGTCCCGGCCGCCCTCGCAAGCGCGGATCGCCGGCTCCGGCGGGGACCGGAGAGGCGGGGCAGGGATCGGGGCTTGGAACCGAagcttccctgccctgcaggagcCGCCGAGGGTTTTTGGAGCGGCTGATGCAGCAAACGCGCCTCTGCTCGCCGCGCTGCTGTTTGCACAGCGCCGCTGCTGACTCAGCCCCGAGAGCCCGGCCCGTGCCAAGGTTACTGTGACAGCGCCGGCCACGGCACGCAGGGCGGGGTTGTGCCGGGACAGGCACTGGCACCAGCACTGGCACCGCCTGCCTGTCGCCATCCTGCCCTGTGCCCTCCACCCAGCCCCTCCAGAGCCGGGGGCTGCCCCTCGTGAGCCCCCATGGCTTGGGTCTGTCCAGAGCTCAggtgtgctccagccccagatCCCCACAaggctctggctgctccctcagaCCCCAGTTCCCCCCACAGCTGGGTCCCCCCACAGCTCAGCTGTCCAAAAGTTTGGGCACCTGCAGGGTTTGGGTGCCCCAcagccagagggcagggatggatggaacACTGGGGAGAAAGTCCTGCCTGGGAAggggtgaggccctggcacagggtgcccagagcagccgtggctgcccctgcatccctggcagtgtccaaggccaggctggacagggtttggagcagcctgggacagtggaaggcgtccctgccatggcaggagtggcactggatgaactttaagttccattccaacccaaagcattccacGCTATCCTGGGCGCCCCACAACTCCCCGCACCCCAATTCTGACCCCACCTGCCCCATCCTGTCCAGCCCCGTGCCTCGGGCAGCCGTCCTGGCCCCTCTGACCCATCACGTGCCCTCTGGCCCCGGCCGAGGGACACCCCAAGGGCACGTCCcgggctgtggcagcagctccggGCCGGTCACACGTTCCTGCTGCTTGAACAGCTTCCAGGAGCTGGGGCGGGAGGCAGCGCGGCAGGGAGGGACCTCACactcagccccttcccccagccTCACTCGAGCTTTGTGCTTCCTGCTCTGGGGCCAGGAAAGGGGTTTGTGGCCGAAGAGCCCCCAGGTTCCTCCTGAGGTGCCCCCCGGGCTGGGTGTGGGGcacagagctgccagctgcTCCGTGCAGCTGGAATCTAGGAAAAATCAGGAGCTGGGCCACTCCTTCGAGGGAAAATGTCCCTGCAGGGTGGGAGAGGCCAGGAAAGTCACTGCTCTCTCtcaggtgatttttttccttgctcttACAGGGAGGAGCAGCTTGGCCTGGGAAGTTTTGAACTCCCCAGGGACCCGCAGCCCTGGGATGAGCCCTTGGAGAGGCACCGAGCAGCTGGGATTGTCCcggtgctccatccctgcagcgCTGCCTGCTTGGGAGGGCAGGCACAGACGGGAGTGGGCTCAAAAGAGAGGGGTGGTGCCCCTCTTCCCCCGGAGCAGGAACACTTCCCACCACCCCACCACGGCCGCCGGCCTCCTCTTGAGCAAGCTGGCACTCGCCAGCCCGGCTCTTGCACAACCTTCCCGGCAGCTCCGTCCTGCCCCGGGAGAGCCCAGCTGCAAAACGGATCCGAGGGGGCTCCCTGGCCGGGAGCAGGCTCGAGCAGCAGCCCCGGCGGGCACACAGGTGTTCCCCTTGCACAGGCAGCCAGGATGGAGCCCCGGGCTGACGGAGCGATCCCCCGGAGCCCACAGAGCCTTTCGGGGGTGCCacggggcgcggcggggctgggggctcacCTTGACGTGCCTGTCGTCCGCCGTGGTCTCGTCGAACTCCTCGCCCAGCTTGAAGGTGATCTCGGTGTTCTTGAAGGTGCTCTGGGTCTTCACGGTGACCTTGTCGCCGTCCAGCTCGATGATGGTGGTGGGCTTGGTGAAGCCGGCTACCTGCCGCGTGGCGAAGCCCACGCCTGGGGACCGAGAGGTGAGGCCGTGTGGAGGGGCACGATGCAGCCACCTAGCCCCGGCATCACCCCCGAGCTCTTCCTCCCCGTGCTGGTGGAGGGTGAACCCCAAAACCGCTGCCCGCTCATGGTCCTGGGGGGCTCCGTGCGTccccggggcaggagcagagagggggggccagggagggatggatccaggaccagcacccacagcagcccctgAGCTGCGTGAGGGGGGGTCTGCTGTctgtccctccttccctgccccgcTCTGGGCTGGGGGACTCCCCCTGAccatgctggggctggctgatggggggctcgggggctgggaaaggctggggggATCCTGAGCGGCCCCCAGCACCCACGGAGGGCATctcatccctcctccctctgccAAAGGCTGGCCCCGGGGGGAGCACGGGAAGGACTCgacccctcacccagcccgagaccccctcacccagcccagccccacgtGCACAAAACCCCAGAGCCCCCCTAAACCACCCACGGAGGCAGCAGCGACTTCTCCACCGcctgcagcccccccagccAGACCCCCGTAGGGGGGGTGGGGGCTCACCAGGCAAATTGGGGGggcataggaaaaaaaaaaaagggtgaaaaAGGGGTGATGTGACTCCGAATCCGCTCTCAGCCGCGCCCACTCACCCAGCGCCTTCATGTACTCATCGAAATTGTTGGTGTCCACCAGCTTCCAGGTTCCCACGAAGGCGTCGACCATGGCgagggggcgcgggggggccgCAGACACGCGGGGGTCCGGCCGGCTGCGAGCGTGGCACCGCCTGCAGCTGCTCCGGCACCGCAGCCGCCTTAAATAATGTCCTCATCACATGATTGGAAAGAGCACAACGCGCTCCAGAAATACTCCCCGGCAGCGCTGCCAGCGGCCACCCCGGCCCGGCCACCCGCCCCCGGCCACCGCCCCCCGCCCGACCCCCcgggctggggcagggatgggcacagccAGAGGGGCACTTGTGCCGTGAGCTGTGCCCGGGCTCTGCGGGGCACGGCGGGCAGGGGGTGCGGGGTAGGGGGGCGCTGAGGTGGGCACGGGGGGTgtgtgcccagcccaggtggTCCCGTGGGTGcgtgggcaggggcagctgctgcccctgtgCACGGCCAGGGCGTGGGGACAGCGACAGTGGTGATGCCCTTTAGGGACACGAGTGGCGGGGAcaggggagctgagctggggaaactgaggcacggaggcaggggagctgagctggggaaactgaggcacggggagcagggagcaccgccgggggggttggggggggtgggAATGCATATGGGGACTCCAGGAGAGCGTGGGGACATGTGAGACACCCCCTCAATTCCGTGTGTCTGTGGGGACGCGTGACCCGGTCCCTGCTCGGTGTGCCTGAGTGTGTGGGCACGTGTACgaccctgtcccctccctgtgtgCGTGGGGACACACGCGTGTGCCACCAGTGGTGCTTTGGGTGCCGGGGGACGCTGGGGACAAGCACGGGCACGGGGCTGTGGGACCCCCAGCAGGTGCCCCCCATCTCCCCGTGCTTTGGGCTCCAGCGCatccccagccccttcccagcgTGGGTGGGGTCACCCCTGGCCGTGGGCTTCGGTGTCCCCTGGACCCCAGGGGACGGTGCCCACTCCTGCCCCCACCCCCGGGTCGTGGAGGGACCCAGATGGGGGCTCAGGTGTCCCCGAGCCCGGTGGCTGCAGGGTGTCCCCTTGTCTTGGGGACTTGGGGGTCAAAGGCACCAGGGCCATGAGGGACCAGGGACActttctccctgtccctggcctCTGGGTGACATCGCAGATACCCAAAAATAGCTGGAGCTCGTGTTCAGCGTCCTCCTGCTGACACTGCCACTGAGCAGGACCCCCTCAGCTCGTGCCCTGGGGGCACAGGACCCGTCCCGTGGGAtgggtgtcccctgtcccgcctgGGACAccgggcagggacagagccccCATGGcctggggggacacagagggcaaggactgtcctctgtcccctcaCATGGGTGGCAGTGTCCCTAACCCGCACAGTCCTGTCCCCTTTACACAAAGGGACCATGAGATGGGGGCTTGGACAGGAACGGCTGCCCcggcacagggacaccccgaCAAAAGGACACCCCAATATAGGGACAACCACTGGCAAGGACACCCCAGCATGGGGACACCCActgacagggacacagagggacaccccgacacagggacaccccgacacagggacacccactgacaggggcacacagggacaccccgacacagggacaccccgacacagggacaccccagcaTGGGGACACCCACTGACAggggcacacagggacaccccgacacagggacacccactgacagggacaccccagcacagggacaccccatCATAGGGACACCCActgacagggacacacagggacaccccgacacagggacaccccagcaTAGGGACACCCACTGACAggggcacacagggacacccactgacagggacaccccagcaCGGGGACACCCCAGCATAGGGACACCCACTGACAGGGACACCCActgacagggacaccccagcacagggacaccccagcaCGGGGACACCCACTGATAGGGACACCCCAGCACGGGGACACCCCAGCATAGGGACACCCCAGCATAGGGACACCCACTGACAGGGACGCCCCAGCATAGGGACACCCActgacagggacacccaggcaCATGGACGCAccaggcacagggacaccctgaCATATGGACACCCGGGCATGGGACACCCAtgcacagggacaccctggcacagggacacctgggcacagggacacccacACGGCTGCCTCTGCACACGCACCCACAGGAGCACCCATGAACACCCACTCACCTGCAgggatgcacacacacacacacagctgtgtATCCATGCCCTCAAGTGCCCGTGTAAAGGGGTGCCCGTGTCCGTGGGTGCTCACACACAGATGCCCATGACCACGGATGCACACGCACACACAGAtatctgtgcacacacacacacggataTCCCTGCACACGCACACACGTGGATGCACATACAGAGCAATGTCCCTGCATGTGCACATGGACGCCCATGCGCACAGATGTCCGTGCACATGGGTGCACACACACTCAGGGATGCACACGCACATGGATGCACACACACGAatgcgcacacacacacagatgtccctgcacacacacatggacacacacacacacacacacacacacacacacacagagatatccctgcacatgcacacacatggtTGCACACACAGAGATatccctgtgcacacacacacacacgctcACAcggatgcacacacacacatggataCACACACACGTGGGTGCACACACAGGGATGCACATGCACATGGGTGCACCACACACATGgatgcacacacagacagatgTCCCTGCACaagcacacacatacacaaatggatacacacacacagggatgcgcacacacacacacacaaacacacacacacacacacagatatccctgcaaatacacacacacacaaatggaTGCACACACTTGGATGCACACACACGGATCGACACACACATGGATTCACACACACGGATGGACACACAAatggatgcacacacacacatacacacatgaACACACatggatgcacacacacacacagctatccctgcatgtgcacacacacatggaggcacacacacagatgcgcacacacacacaaatgtgtccctgcacacacacacaaatggaTGCACACACCACAGATGAACACGCATGGATgcacgcacacacacagagatgcaCACACATGAATGCAGATACACATGGaagcacacacatacacacaaatgAGTCCCTGCACATACACAAATGGATGCACATGCACACAGAAGCACACACatggatgcacacacacacagatatcCCTGCACACGCACACAAACATGGATGCACACACTCatggatgcacacacacacatggatgcacacacacacagatatccctgcacacacacacaaacttgGATGCACACACTCatggatgcacacacacacagatgtgtccctgcacacacacagaaacatgGATGCACACACTCatggatgcacacacacacatggatgcacacacacacagatatccctgcacacacacacaaacatggATGCACACACTCatggatgcacacacacacatagatgcacacacacacatagatgcacacacacacagatatcCCTGCACACGCACACAAACatggatgcacacacacatggacgcacacacacacacacagatgtgtCCCTGCACACGCACACATGGATGCACACACTCatggatgcacacacacacatggatgaacatgcacacacagatgtgtccctgcacacacacacacacggatgcacacacacacatggatgcacacacacatggatgcacacacacatggatgcacacacacacatggatgaacatgcacacacagatgtgtccctgcacacacacacggatgcacacacacacatggatgcacacacacatggatgcacacacacacacggatgcacacacacatagatgcccatgcacacacagatgtgtccctgcacacacacacatggatgcacacacac is a genomic window of Anomalospiza imberbis isolate Cuckoo-Finch-1a 21T00152 chromosome 25, ASM3175350v1, whole genome shotgun sequence containing:
- the FABP3 gene encoding fatty acid-binding protein, heart; the encoded protein is MVDAFVGTWKLVDTNNFDEYMKALGVGFATRQVAGFTKPTTIIELDGDKVTVKTQSTFKNTEITFKLGEEFDETTADDRHVKSLVTLDGGKLVHVQKWDGKETSLVRELKDGKLILTLTMGNVVSTRTYEKAT